A stretch of Ipomoea triloba cultivar NCNSP0323 chromosome 11, ASM357664v1 DNA encodes these proteins:
- the LOC115996769 gene encoding uncharacterized protein LOC115996769 isoform X2 codes for MYVRRIKTDGKTWSLVSQRGKHLISSYYRNCAPTQTSSSAPILESCTFQGTLNRRHLLDTFKSTSIGYGRTHIRLLRRSDVCLSCSQLRFYSSEGDGRNASEDKHARTIEQPSSDKAKTWKQKVGEQVRHCDGHAELGELEQKEWLCNEKLSIDSKKKESPFLPRRERFKNEFLRRIVPWEKIAVSWDTFPYYVHEHTKSLLVECAASHLKHRKLTMDYGGHLNSSSGRIMLQSIPGTELYRERFVRAVAKDLKVPLLVLDNSILASYDFGEDCSSESESDEDAESAEEYASESEVDDATEAANEEEWASSGEARSEASDDERDVQASAEALKKLVPYNLEDFEKRVSGESDDSSESPSSEAVDSSENTKRPFRKGDRVKYVGPSVIVEADNRTLSSGQRGEVYELGADQVAVILDISDTKMDGQKDEKPMAEDAKPSVYWIPVKHMEHDNDVQAEETYIAMEALCEVLKSVQPLIVYFPDSSLWLSRTVSKPNRKEFLQKVQEMFDQLSGPVVLICGKNKIETGTKEKEKFTMILPNLGRLAKLPLPLKQLTEELSASKRSEDDEIHKLFTNIMYIPPPKDEDTLGTFNKQIEEDRRIVISRSNLTELHKVLEEHDLYCLDLLHVNSDGVILTKQKAEKVVGWAKNHYLSSCVEPSIKADRLYLPRESLDIAILRLKEQEAMSKKPSHGLKSLAKNEYESNFLSAVVPPGEIGVRFDDVGALEDVKKALNELVILPMRRPELFSHGNLLRPCKGILLFGPPGTGKTLIAKALATEAGANFMSITGSSLTSKWFGDAEKLTKALFSFASKLAPVIIFVDEVDSLLGARGGAFEHEATRRMRNEFMAAWDGLRTKDSQRILILGATNRPFDLDDAVIRRLPRRIYVDLPDAENRLKILNIILAQENLETNFPFEQLANATEGYSGSDLKNLCIAAAYRPVQELLEEEMKGGKPDGHTTLRSLNLDDFLQSKAKVGPSVAYDAASMNELRKWNEQYGEGGSRRKSPFGF; via the exons ATGTATGTGAGGAGAATAAAGACTGATGGTAAAACATGGAGTCTTGTATCTCAACGTGGCAAACATTTGATTAGTTCTTACTACCGCAACTGTGCTCCTACTCAAACTTCAAGCTCTGCACCAATTCTTGAGAGCTGCACGTTTCAAGGTACCTTGAATAGAAGACATCTGCTAGATACTTTCAAGTCAACAAGTATTGGCTATGGGAGAACACATATAAGGTTGCTTAGAAGGTCAGATGTCTGTTTAAGTTGTAGCCAGTTGAGGTTTTATAGCTCTGAAGGTGATGGAAGAAATGCAAGTGAGGATAAACATGCACGCACAATAGAACAACCTAGCTCTGACAAGGCAAAGACTTGGAAACAAAAAGTTGGTGAACAGGTGAGACATTGTGATGGACATGCTGAACTTGGTGAGCTAGAACAGAAGGAATGGCTTTGCAATGAAAAGCTGTCAATTGATAGTAAGAAGAAGGAGTCACCCTTTCTGCCTAGAAGAGAAAGATTTAAAAATGAGTTTTTAAGGCGGATTGTTCCGTGGGAGAAGATAGCTGTATCATGGGACACTTTTCCTTATTATGTCCA TGAACACACTAAGAGCCTCCTGGTGGAATGTGCCGCCTCACATCTAAAGCATAGAAAGCTTACTATGGATTATGGTGGCCACTTAAATTCGTCAAGTGGGAGAATTATGCTTCAGAGTATTCCGG GCACTGAACTTTATCGAGAAAGATTTGTCCGAGCAGTTGCTAAAGATTTGAAAGTCCCACTGTTAGTTCTTGATAACAGCATTCTAGCTTCCTAT GATTTTGGTGAAGATTGCTCATCTGAAAGTGAATCAGATGAGGATGCAGAATCAGCTGAAGAGTATGCTTCAGAGTCTGAAGTGGATGATGCGACTGAAGCAGCTAATGAGGAGGAATGGGCAAGCAGTGGAGAGGCAAGGTCTGAAGCTAGTGATGACGAAAGAGATGTTCAGGCATCTGCTGAAGCCCTAAAGAAACTTGTTCCTTACAATCTTGAAGACTTTGAGAag AGAGTATCTGGAGAAAGTGATGATTCTTCTGAATCCCCATCATCAGAAGCTGTTGATAGTTCAGAAAATACCAAACGGCCATTTAGAAAAG GCGATCGAGTAAAATACGTTGGACCTTCTGTTATTGTTGAAGCTGATAACAG AACATTGTCGAGTGGTCAACGAGGGGAGGTCTATGAGTTGGGTGCAGACCAAGTTGCAGTTATTCTGGATATTAGTGATACAAAAATGGATGGGCAGAAGGATGAGAAACCCATGGCAGAAGATGCCAAGCCATCAGTATACTGGATTCCTG tcaAGCACATGGAGCATGACAATGATGTTCAGGCTGAAGAGACATACATTGCTATGGAGGCACTTTGTGAG GTCCTAAAGTCCGTGCAGCCCCTTATTGTCTACTTCCCAGACTCTTCCCTGTGGTTGTCTAGAACTGTATCCAAACCAAATCGAAAAGAGTTTCTCCAAAAGGTTCAAGAAATGTTTGATCAATTATCTGGACCAGTTGTTTTGATTTGTGGGAAAAACAAGATTGAGACtggaacaaaagaaaaagaaaaattt ACAATGATACTTCCAAATTTGGGCCGTCTTGCTAAGCTG CCTCTTCCTTTAAAGCAGCTTACAGAGGAATTAAGTGCCTCAAAACGATCTGAAGATGATGAAATACATAAACTTTTCACTAACATTATGTATATTCCACCCCCTAAG GATGAGGATACCCTTGGAACATTCAATAAGCAGATTGAAGAAGACAGGAGAATTGTGATATCTCGAAGCAATTTAACTGAATTACACAAG GTTCTCGAGGAGCATGATCTATATTGCTTGGACTTGTTGCATGTCAATTCTGACGGTGTCATACTGACAAAACAGA AGGCAGAGAAGGTTGTTGGTTGGgcaaaaaatcattatttgtcATCATGTGTTGAACCATCTATTAAAGCAGACAGATTGTATTTGCCTCGCGAAAG CCTTGACATTGCAATTTTGAGATTAAAAGAACAGGAGGCCATGTCAAAAAAGCCTTCACATGGTCTGAAG AGTCTTGCCAAAAACGAGTACGAGAGTAACTTTTTATCAGCAGTTGTTCCTCCAGGTGAAATAGGAGTTAGGTTTGATGATGTTGGTGCCCTTGAAGATGTGAAAAAGGCACTGAATGAACTTGTGATTCTCCCTATGCGGAGACCAGAGCTTTTCTCACATGGAAATTTGTTGCGG CCTTGCAAAGGAATATTGCTTTTTGGGCCACCCGGCACAGGAAAAACCCTTATTGCTAAAGCACTTGCAACAGAAGCTGGGGCAAATTTTATGAGTATTACTGGTTCATCCCTTACTTCAAAG TGGTTTGGAGATGCGGAAAAGCTCACAAAGGCACTGTTCTCTTTTGCAAGCAAACTAGCACCTGTAATCATCTTCGTTGATGAG GTTGATAGCTTGCTAGGGGCTCGTGGTGGTGCCTTTGAACATGAGGCCACTAGAAGAATGCGTAATGAATTTATGGCTGCGTGGGATGGCTTGAGGACAAAAGATAGCCAACGGATCCTAATTCTTGGTGCAACAAACCGTCCATTTGATCTTGACGATGCTGTTATTCGACGTTTACCAAGAAG GATTTATGTGGACCTTCCAGATGCcgaaaatcgactaaaaatacTTAACATAATTCTTGCACAAGAAAATTTAGAGACAAACTTTCCGTTTGAGCAACTGGCAAATGCAACTGAAGGTTACTCAGGAAGTGATTTGAAG AACCTTTGTATTGCAGCAGCATATCGGCCTGTTCAGGAACTACTGGAGGAGGAAATGAAG GGAGGGAAACCTGATGGGCATACTACTTTACGGTCGCTCAACTTGGACGACTTTCTTCAATCAAAAGCAAAG GTGGGGCCATCGGTTGCATATGATGCAGCCAGCATGAACGAGTTAAGAAAATGGAACGAACAGTACGGTGAAGGTGGGAGCAGGAGAAAGTCCCCATTCGGTTTTTGA
- the LOC115997430 gene encoding probable metal-nicotianamine transporter YSL7 produces MEEGRNEEERLGGEEDDESKLESTEQVFEKVEIPSWKNQLTLRALFTSLVLSAVFNFIVCKLNLTTGVIPSLNVAAGLLGFAVIKSWTAVLHKAGLLKQPFTRQENTVIQTCVVASSGIAFSSGTASYMLGMSPTIAAKAEEGNTPNNVKTLSIGWMLAFLYVVSFVGLFSIVPLRKMMILKYKLTYPSGTATAYLINSFHTPKGAKLAKKQVAALFKCFSFSFLFGGFQWFFAADDGCGFSSFPTFGLKAYAQRFYFDFSSTYVGVGMLCPIMVNVSLLIGAIISWGIMWPIIETKEGIWYPPNLSSSSLKGIQGYRVFLSIATMLGDGLFNFFYMILVTGLSFMKRRRSEKNDPASLLPVDDAINKDKGTQLQDLDDQRRTHHFMKDSIPNAVAVGGYIALAALAIIAVPFIFPPLKWYHILVAYAIAPVLAFCNAYGCGLTDWSLASNYGKIAILIFSSWVGQDNGGVLAGLAACGVMMSIVSTASDLMQDFKTGYMTLASPLAMFFSQVAGTFIGCTLSPLVFWIFYKAYPLGDTHSAYPAPYAALYRAISLLGVEGFGSLPTNCLSLAIGFFVGAVAIDVLKEVLKKYETKYRAYRFIPNPMCMAIPFYLGGYFAIDMCVGSLILFVWRWKNKQQAKDFGPAVASGLICGESLSGIPAAILALAGIKAPICMKFLSAAANAKLENS; encoded by the exons ATGGAGGAAGGCAGAAATGAGGAGGAAAGGCTGGGTGGAGAAGAAGACGACGAGAGCAAGCTAGAATCAACAGAGCAAGTGTTTGAGAAGGTAGAAATCCCTTCATGGAAGAATCAGCTGACCTTGAGGGCACTGTTTACCAGCCTAGTCCTCTCGGCCGTCTTCAACTTCATCGTCTGCAAACTCAACTTAACCACCGGCGTCATCCCTTCCCTGAACGTGGCCGCCGGCCTGCTGGGCTTCGCCGTCATAAAATCATGGACCGCCGTTCTTCACAAGGCTGGCCTCTTGAAACAGCCCTTCACCCGCCAGGAGAACACCGTTATACAAACCTGCGTCGTTGCTTCTTCCGGCATTGCTTTCAGCA GTGGGACTGCATCTTACATGTTGGGGATGAGCCCCACAATTGCAGCAAAGGCAGAGGAAGGAAATACTCCAAACAACGTGAAGACACTTTCTATTGGTTGGATGCTTGCCTTTCTTTATGTTGTGAGCTTTGTTGGTCTCTTCTCAATTGTGCCCTTGAGAAag atgaTGATATTGAAATACAAGCTGACATATCCCAGTGGTACTGCAACTGCTTACCTGATCAATAGCTTTCATACTCCCAAAGGTGCAAAGCTTGCAAA GAAACAAGTGGCAGCCCTCTTCAAATGCTTTAGTTTTAGCTTTTTATTTGGAGGCTTCCAGTGGTTCTTTGCTGCTGATGATGGTTGTGGCTTTTCAAGCTTCCCAACCTTTGGCCTCAAAGCCTATGCTCAAAG ATTCTACTTTGATTTCTCGTCAACATATGTTGGTGTTGGGATGCTGTGCCCTATTATGGTCAATGTTTCATTGCTTATTGGAGCCATTATCTCATGGGGGATCATGTGGCCAATCATTGAAACAAAGGAGGGTATTTGGTACCCTCCTAACCTTTCTTCATCTAGCCTTAAGGGCATCCAAGGCTACAGG GTTTTTCTTAGTATTGCCACGATGCTTGGAGATGGGCTTTTCAACTTTTTCTACATGATTCTGGTGACGGGTCTAAGTTTCATGAAGCGGCGGCGCTCGGAAAAGAACGACCCCGCATCTCTTCTCCCCGTCGACGACGCCATTAACAAAGATAAAGGTACCCAACTTCAAGACTTGGATGATCAAAGAAGAACCCATCACTTCATGAAGGACTCCATCCCCAACGCCGTGGCAGTGGGCGGATACATCGCCCTCGCGGCCCTAGCAATCATCGCCGTGCCCTTCATCTTCCCTCCACTAAAATGGTACCACATTTTGGTGGCCTACGCCATCGCTCCCGTCCTCGCCTTCTGCAACGCCTACGGCTGCGGCCTCACCGACTGGTCCCTGGCTTCCAACTACGGAAAAATCGCGATCTTGATTTTCAGCTCCTGGGTCGGCCAGGACAACGGCGGGGTTCTTGCAGGCCTGGCTGCTTGCGGGGTGATGATGAGCATCGTTTCCACCGCTTCGGATTTGATGCAGGATTTCAAGACGGGGTATATGACCCTCGCTTCTCCTCTCGCCATGTTCTTCAGCCAGGTCGCGGGGACCTTCATAGGCTGCACTTTAAGCCCTTTAGTTTTCTGGATTTTCTACAAGGCCTATCCCTTGGGGGATACCCACAGCGCCTACCCCGCCCCCTACGCCGCGCTATACCGAGCCATTTCCCTGCTCGGAGTCGAGGGCTTTGGCTCCCTCCCCACCAACTGCCTAAGCCTTGCCATCGGGTTTTTCGTTGGGGCTGTGGCGATCGACGTTTTGAAGGAGGTGCTGAAGAAGTATGAGACCAAGTATAGGGCTTACCGCTTCATTCCTAACCCGATGTGCATGGCCATTCCGTTCTACCTGGGCGGGTATTTCGCCATTGACATGTGCGTTGGGAGCTTGATTCTGTTTGTTTGGCGGTGGAAGAACAAGCAGCAGGCCAAGGATTTTGGGCCGGCGGTGGCGTCTGGCCTCATCTGCGGCGAATCCTTGTCGGGAATTCCGGCGGCTATACTTGCTTTGGCCGGCATTAAAGCTCCCATTTGCATGAAGTTCTTGTCCGCTGCGGCAAATGCTAAGTTGGAGAACAGTTga
- the LOC115996769 gene encoding uncharacterized protein LOC115996769 isoform X1 has translation MYVRRIKTDGKTWSLVSQRGKHLISSYYRNCAPTQTSSSAPILESCTFQGTLNRRHLLDTFKSTSIGYGRTHIRLLRRSDVCLSCSQLRFYSSEGDGRNASEDKHARTIEQPSSDKAKTWKQKVGEQVRHCDGHAELGELEQKEWLCNEKLSIDSKKKESPFLPRRERFKNEFLRRIVPWEKIAVSWDTFPYYVHEHTKSLLVECAASHLKHRKLTMDYGGHLNSSSGRIMLQSIPGTELYRERFVRAVAKDLKVPLLVLDNSILASYDFGEDCSSESESDEDAESAEEYASESEVDDATEAANEEEWASSGEARSEASDDERDVQASAEALKKLVPYNLEDFEKRVSGESDDSSESPSSEAVDSSENTKRPFRKGDRVKYVGPSVIVEADNRIVLGKIATSDGPTNAYTVIHGRTLSSGQRGEVYELGADQVAVILDISDTKMDGQKDEKPMAEDAKPSVYWIPVKHMEHDNDVQAEETYIAMEALCEVLKSVQPLIVYFPDSSLWLSRTVSKPNRKEFLQKVQEMFDQLSGPVVLICGKNKIETGTKEKEKFTMILPNLGRLAKLPLPLKQLTEELSASKRSEDDEIHKLFTNIMYIPPPKDEDTLGTFNKQIEEDRRIVISRSNLTELHKVLEEHDLYCLDLLHVNSDGVILTKQKAEKVVGWAKNHYLSSCVEPSIKADRLYLPRESLDIAILRLKEQEAMSKKPSHGLKSLAKNEYESNFLSAVVPPGEIGVRFDDVGALEDVKKALNELVILPMRRPELFSHGNLLRPCKGILLFGPPGTGKTLIAKALATEAGANFMSITGSSLTSKWFGDAEKLTKALFSFASKLAPVIIFVDEVDSLLGARGGAFEHEATRRMRNEFMAAWDGLRTKDSQRILILGATNRPFDLDDAVIRRLPRRIYVDLPDAENRLKILNIILAQENLETNFPFEQLANATEGYSGSDLKNLCIAAAYRPVQELLEEEMKGGKPDGHTTLRSLNLDDFLQSKAKVGPSVAYDAASMNELRKWNEQYGEGGSRRKSPFGF, from the exons ATGTATGTGAGGAGAATAAAGACTGATGGTAAAACATGGAGTCTTGTATCTCAACGTGGCAAACATTTGATTAGTTCTTACTACCGCAACTGTGCTCCTACTCAAACTTCAAGCTCTGCACCAATTCTTGAGAGCTGCACGTTTCAAGGTACCTTGAATAGAAGACATCTGCTAGATACTTTCAAGTCAACAAGTATTGGCTATGGGAGAACACATATAAGGTTGCTTAGAAGGTCAGATGTCTGTTTAAGTTGTAGCCAGTTGAGGTTTTATAGCTCTGAAGGTGATGGAAGAAATGCAAGTGAGGATAAACATGCACGCACAATAGAACAACCTAGCTCTGACAAGGCAAAGACTTGGAAACAAAAAGTTGGTGAACAGGTGAGACATTGTGATGGACATGCTGAACTTGGTGAGCTAGAACAGAAGGAATGGCTTTGCAATGAAAAGCTGTCAATTGATAGTAAGAAGAAGGAGTCACCCTTTCTGCCTAGAAGAGAAAGATTTAAAAATGAGTTTTTAAGGCGGATTGTTCCGTGGGAGAAGATAGCTGTATCATGGGACACTTTTCCTTATTATGTCCA TGAACACACTAAGAGCCTCCTGGTGGAATGTGCCGCCTCACATCTAAAGCATAGAAAGCTTACTATGGATTATGGTGGCCACTTAAATTCGTCAAGTGGGAGAATTATGCTTCAGAGTATTCCGG GCACTGAACTTTATCGAGAAAGATTTGTCCGAGCAGTTGCTAAAGATTTGAAAGTCCCACTGTTAGTTCTTGATAACAGCATTCTAGCTTCCTAT GATTTTGGTGAAGATTGCTCATCTGAAAGTGAATCAGATGAGGATGCAGAATCAGCTGAAGAGTATGCTTCAGAGTCTGAAGTGGATGATGCGACTGAAGCAGCTAATGAGGAGGAATGGGCAAGCAGTGGAGAGGCAAGGTCTGAAGCTAGTGATGACGAAAGAGATGTTCAGGCATCTGCTGAAGCCCTAAAGAAACTTGTTCCTTACAATCTTGAAGACTTTGAGAag AGAGTATCTGGAGAAAGTGATGATTCTTCTGAATCCCCATCATCAGAAGCTGTTGATAGTTCAGAAAATACCAAACGGCCATTTAGAAAAG GCGATCGAGTAAAATACGTTGGACCTTCTGTTATTGTTGAAGCTGATAACAG GATTGTATTGGGGAAGATAGCTACTTCTGACGGTCCAACAAATGCTTACACTGTAATTCATGGCAG AACATTGTCGAGTGGTCAACGAGGGGAGGTCTATGAGTTGGGTGCAGACCAAGTTGCAGTTATTCTGGATATTAGTGATACAAAAATGGATGGGCAGAAGGATGAGAAACCCATGGCAGAAGATGCCAAGCCATCAGTATACTGGATTCCTG tcaAGCACATGGAGCATGACAATGATGTTCAGGCTGAAGAGACATACATTGCTATGGAGGCACTTTGTGAG GTCCTAAAGTCCGTGCAGCCCCTTATTGTCTACTTCCCAGACTCTTCCCTGTGGTTGTCTAGAACTGTATCCAAACCAAATCGAAAAGAGTTTCTCCAAAAGGTTCAAGAAATGTTTGATCAATTATCTGGACCAGTTGTTTTGATTTGTGGGAAAAACAAGATTGAGACtggaacaaaagaaaaagaaaaattt ACAATGATACTTCCAAATTTGGGCCGTCTTGCTAAGCTG CCTCTTCCTTTAAAGCAGCTTACAGAGGAATTAAGTGCCTCAAAACGATCTGAAGATGATGAAATACATAAACTTTTCACTAACATTATGTATATTCCACCCCCTAAG GATGAGGATACCCTTGGAACATTCAATAAGCAGATTGAAGAAGACAGGAGAATTGTGATATCTCGAAGCAATTTAACTGAATTACACAAG GTTCTCGAGGAGCATGATCTATATTGCTTGGACTTGTTGCATGTCAATTCTGACGGTGTCATACTGACAAAACAGA AGGCAGAGAAGGTTGTTGGTTGGgcaaaaaatcattatttgtcATCATGTGTTGAACCATCTATTAAAGCAGACAGATTGTATTTGCCTCGCGAAAG CCTTGACATTGCAATTTTGAGATTAAAAGAACAGGAGGCCATGTCAAAAAAGCCTTCACATGGTCTGAAG AGTCTTGCCAAAAACGAGTACGAGAGTAACTTTTTATCAGCAGTTGTTCCTCCAGGTGAAATAGGAGTTAGGTTTGATGATGTTGGTGCCCTTGAAGATGTGAAAAAGGCACTGAATGAACTTGTGATTCTCCCTATGCGGAGACCAGAGCTTTTCTCACATGGAAATTTGTTGCGG CCTTGCAAAGGAATATTGCTTTTTGGGCCACCCGGCACAGGAAAAACCCTTATTGCTAAAGCACTTGCAACAGAAGCTGGGGCAAATTTTATGAGTATTACTGGTTCATCCCTTACTTCAAAG TGGTTTGGAGATGCGGAAAAGCTCACAAAGGCACTGTTCTCTTTTGCAAGCAAACTAGCACCTGTAATCATCTTCGTTGATGAG GTTGATAGCTTGCTAGGGGCTCGTGGTGGTGCCTTTGAACATGAGGCCACTAGAAGAATGCGTAATGAATTTATGGCTGCGTGGGATGGCTTGAGGACAAAAGATAGCCAACGGATCCTAATTCTTGGTGCAACAAACCGTCCATTTGATCTTGACGATGCTGTTATTCGACGTTTACCAAGAAG GATTTATGTGGACCTTCCAGATGCcgaaaatcgactaaaaatacTTAACATAATTCTTGCACAAGAAAATTTAGAGACAAACTTTCCGTTTGAGCAACTGGCAAATGCAACTGAAGGTTACTCAGGAAGTGATTTGAAG AACCTTTGTATTGCAGCAGCATATCGGCCTGTTCAGGAACTACTGGAGGAGGAAATGAAG GGAGGGAAACCTGATGGGCATACTACTTTACGGTCGCTCAACTTGGACGACTTTCTTCAATCAAAAGCAAAG GTGGGGCCATCGGTTGCATATGATGCAGCCAGCATGAACGAGTTAAGAAAATGGAACGAACAGTACGGTGAAGGTGGGAGCAGGAGAAAGTCCCCATTCGGTTTTTGA